Proteins encoded by one window of Sphingosinicella sp. BN140058:
- a CDS encoding zinc-binding alcohol dehydrogenase family protein, protein MKAIGYHIPGSIERDDALIDVDMPAPVPGPRDLIVRVKAVSVNPVDVKVRAAAQPDAGEPKILGWDAAGIVEAVGPEVSLFAVGDEVFYAGDITRPGTNAQLHAVDERIVGHKPKTLGWAEAAALPLTAITAWELLFERLLVPYGRKTAAGTLLVINGAGGVGSILIQLARRLTGLTVIATASRPETVQWVTGMGAHHVIDHHQPLDAELARVGIGEIDFVAGLTATEKQLPFFPKIVAPQGRIALIDDPESFDIAPLKRKSITVSWELMFTRPMFGTKDMIEQHRLLEEVANLVDAGVLRTTLTETLSPIDAANLKKAHALVESGRAIGKTVLVGF, encoded by the coding sequence ATGAAGGCCATCGGCTACCACATTCCCGGCAGCATCGAACGCGACGACGCTCTCATCGATGTCGACATGCCCGCGCCGGTGCCCGGTCCGCGGGATCTGATCGTCCGGGTCAAGGCGGTCTCGGTCAATCCGGTCGACGTCAAAGTACGCGCCGCGGCGCAGCCGGATGCCGGAGAGCCGAAGATCCTCGGCTGGGACGCCGCAGGGATCGTGGAAGCGGTCGGTCCGGAGGTGTCGCTGTTCGCGGTGGGCGACGAAGTCTTCTACGCCGGCGACATCACCCGTCCCGGTACCAATGCCCAGCTGCACGCAGTCGACGAGCGGATCGTCGGCCACAAGCCGAAGACGCTCGGCTGGGCCGAAGCGGCCGCGCTGCCGCTGACGGCGATCACCGCCTGGGAATTGCTGTTCGAGCGGCTGCTCGTGCCGTACGGCCGCAAGACCGCGGCGGGGACCCTGCTCGTCATCAACGGTGCGGGCGGCGTGGGCTCAATCCTCATCCAGCTTGCCCGGCGGCTGACCGGCCTCACCGTCATCGCGACCGCCTCGCGCCCGGAGACCGTGCAATGGGTGACGGGCATGGGCGCGCATCACGTGATCGACCATCACCAGCCGCTCGATGCCGAGCTCGCGCGCGTTGGTATCGGTGAGATCGACTTTGTCGCCGGTCTGACCGCGACCGAGAAGCAGCTGCCGTTCTTCCCGAAGATCGTCGCACCGCAGGGCCGGATCGCGCTGATCGACGATCCCGAGAGTTTCGACATCGCGCCGCTCAAGCGCAAGTCGATCACGGTGTCGTGGGAGCTGATGTTCACTCGGCCGATGTTCGGCACCAAGGACATGATCGAGCAGCATCGCTTGCTCGAGGAGGTGGCGAATCTGGTCGATGCGGGCGTGCTCAGGACCACGCTGACCGAGACGCTGTCGCCGATCGATGCCGCCAACCTCAAGAAGGCGCATGCGCTGGTCGAAAGCGGAAGGGCCATCGGCAAAACGGTGCTGGTCGGCTTCTGA
- a CDS encoding LysR family transcriptional regulator encodes MNKKLRINWDDLRLFLEIARAGTLTAAAERLGLSQPTAGRRLRALERDIGAALFQRSAGGFRLTDEGEAMFAHVERMEEDSIALERKLLGGARGLEGVLRLSASDWFATRILATPLAGFATANPRMTIELLTDSRLLDLGRREADLVFRFVPLGGADIVQRRFVRIAYGAYAAASYIDRCGDPAASADGAGHRLITLDAALDQAADLAWLRGRWPRARLSFRSNNREAQGAACVHGGGIAVLPRVIGDGLPLVHLSGEAPPGRDVWIGYHQDLRRLQRLRTLVDHLTATVPREI; translated from the coding sequence GTGAATAAGAAGCTGCGCATCAACTGGGACGACCTGCGGCTTTTCCTTGAGATCGCGCGCGCCGGAACGTTGACCGCCGCCGCCGAGCGGCTGGGGCTCAGTCAACCCACTGCCGGCCGACGGTTGCGCGCGTTGGAACGGGACATCGGCGCCGCCTTGTTCCAGCGCAGCGCCGGCGGCTTTCGCCTGACGGACGAAGGCGAGGCGATGTTTGCCCATGTCGAGCGGATGGAAGAGGATTCGATCGCACTCGAGCGGAAACTGCTCGGCGGCGCCCGCGGCCTCGAAGGGGTGCTGCGGCTTTCGGCTTCCGACTGGTTCGCGACCAGGATCCTTGCCACGCCGCTCGCTGGTTTCGCAACCGCCAATCCGCGCATGACGATCGAGCTGCTGACCGACTCGCGCCTGCTCGATCTCGGCAGGCGCGAAGCGGATCTCGTCTTCCGCTTCGTTCCGTTAGGCGGCGCGGACATCGTCCAGCGGCGGTTCGTCCGTATCGCCTACGGCGCCTATGCGGCCGCTTCCTACATCGATCGCTGCGGCGATCCGGCGGCGAGCGCAGACGGCGCCGGTCATCGGCTGATCACCCTCGATGCCGCTCTCGATCAGGCCGCCGACCTCGCCTGGCTGCGCGGCCGCTGGCCCAGGGCCCGGCTCTCTTTCCGCAGCAACAATCGAGAGGCGCAAGGCGCAGCCTGCGTCCACGGCGGCGGCATTGCCGTGCTGCCGCGGGTGATCGGCGACGGGCTCCCTCTGGTGCACCTTTCCGGAGAGGCACCGCCAGGCCGCGACGTCTGGATCGGCTACCATCAGGATCTGAGACGTCTGCAGCGCCTGCGCACGCTCGTCGATCACCTGACCGCAACCGTACCGCGCGAGATCTGA